In one Nicotiana tomentosiformis chromosome 6, ASM39032v3, whole genome shotgun sequence genomic region, the following are encoded:
- the LOC138894834 gene encoding protein SOB FIVE-LIKE 4-like produces MDSSKLFGEAEECNSSESGWTMYIGSPSNGEVEDELENEDFDELEDNNKEAINSDDKEDGDTDDSMDSDASSGPSHRQYITKNGKSAGLANMVHYKNPKEKGKDHKVCSLNNKANNSMKSGYKNEVKEEESVFTAKGAPSNGGNKVRKSIWMGKGK; encoded by the coding sequence ATGGACTCTTCCAAATTATTTGGAGAAGCAGAAGAATGTAATAGCAGTGAATCAGGTTGGACAATGTATATTGGCTCTCCTTCAAATGGTGAGGTTGAAGATGAGCTGGAAAATGAGGATTTTGATGAATTAGAAGACAATAATAAAGAAGCCATTAATAGCGACGACAAAGAAGATGGTGACACTGATGATTCAATGGATTCTGATGCTTCTTCAGGCCCAAGTCATAGGCAGTATATTACTAAAAATGGAAAGAGTGCTGGTCTAGCCAATATGGTTCATTACAAGAATCCAAAGGAAAAGGGTAAGGATCACAAAGTTTGCAGCTTGAACAACAAAGCCAATAATTCAATGAAAAGTGGTTACAAGAATGAAGTCAAGGAAGAAGAGTCTGTTTTTACTGCAAAAGGAGCACCTTCAAATGGTGGTAATAAGGTTAGGAAAAGTATTTGGATGGGCAAAGGAAAGTAG